The following are encoded together in the Lathyrus oleraceus cultivar Zhongwan6 chromosome 3, CAAS_Psat_ZW6_1.0, whole genome shotgun sequence genome:
- the LOC127129956 gene encoding uncharacterized mitochondrial protein AtMg00810-like, whose amino-acid sequence MMECHTKLRKHENREIVGPTLYKSLAGSLRYLTSTIPDILYVAGVVSRYMKAPTIIHFKVAKRILWYIKGTINFGLHYSSSNNYEIIGYSDNDLSGDLNDRNIIGFVFFIGDVAFTWMLKKKLIVTLSTCEAEYDAATSSVFLAIWLRNLLKELKMP is encoded by the coding sequence ATGATGGAATGTCACACCAAGTTGAGAAAGCATGAAAACAGAGAGATTGTGGGTCCAACTCTTTACAAAAGTTTGGCTGGAAGTCTACGTTACTTGACAAGTACAATACCAGATATTCTCTATGTTGCAGGAGTCGTAAGTCGCTACATGAAAGCTCCAACAATAATTCACTTCAAGGTGGCAAAGAGAATCCTTTGGTACATCAAAGGTACAATAAACTTTGGCTTGCACTATTCTTCTTCTAACAATTATGAGATTATTGGCTATAGTGATAACGATTTGAGTGGAGACTTGAATGATAGGAACATTATTGGTTTTGTGTTCTTTATAGGAGATGTTGCTTTCACTTGGATGTTAAAGAAGAAACTAATAGTCACATTGTCAACCTGTGAAGCCGAGTATGACGCCGCCACTTCATCCGTCTTTCTTGCAATTTGGTTAAGGAACTTATTGAAAGAGTTAAAAATGCCATAA